A part of Gracilimonas sediminicola genomic DNA contains:
- a CDS encoding GWxTD domain-containing protein has product MKLLPRDFFYSLSLIGLLLLISGCNSSYIEDVKRGSDYAYQPGHPELRTEIAGVISSSQQLKLLVSGSIPKNSLVFKKDEDNLQAKVSIEIEIRNTDQNKAESFNYPIKLDRTLATSGFEDDIYLFNKEFNISPGKYSVTVAATDEATGKTTIRSGEVNLPDLEEEVTNITNIRIFAKAEELNNNFFPVTTYDVSLAADSLKFEFQLFNSTSDPVTLQARLIKFRSDSSYSSPMSFVNRSSSSIKYKGIDYRDFEVIQSTQRQLSQPGNVTIEFAFENLPRGNYRFEVSPNLNDKETLYKARDFSIKSNNYPSVKSAEELAAPLIYLMPDKEYEELMAIENSDSLKAAIDRFWLSNIQNSALARNIISLYYQRVEEANKLFSNFKEGWKTDMGMVYILLGPPLYQNRSLNEIQWSYNYNASLPEYTFYFKRSKSKSDFYPFDHYILQRDNTYFQIEYRVKQLWLSGSIINSNI; this is encoded by the coding sequence ATGAAATTACTACCCAGAGATTTTTTTTACTCCCTTTCCCTCATAGGTTTACTACTACTGATTTCAGGTTGTAACAGTTCTTATATAGAAGATGTTAAACGAGGGTCTGATTATGCATACCAACCCGGTCATCCTGAATTGAGAACTGAAATAGCCGGAGTAATCAGTTCCAGTCAACAACTTAAATTATTGGTTTCAGGAAGTATCCCCAAAAACAGCCTGGTATTCAAAAAAGACGAAGACAACTTACAGGCTAAAGTGAGCATTGAAATTGAGATCAGAAACACAGACCAAAATAAGGCTGAGTCTTTTAACTACCCTATTAAATTGGACCGTACTTTAGCCACCAGCGGCTTTGAAGACGACATTTACCTGTTTAACAAAGAGTTTAATATATCCCCGGGCAAATATTCCGTGACCGTAGCAGCTACTGATGAGGCTACCGGTAAAACTACCATAAGAAGTGGTGAAGTAAACCTGCCGGATTTAGAAGAAGAAGTAACGAATATTACCAATATCCGGATTTTTGCTAAAGCGGAAGAGCTCAATAATAACTTTTTCCCGGTTACAACTTACGATGTAAGCCTTGCCGCCGACAGCCTTAAATTTGAATTTCAGTTATTCAATTCTACCTCCGACCCGGTTACCCTGCAGGCCCGGTTAATTAAATTCCGCTCAGACAGTTCCTATTCCTCCCCCATGAGCTTTGTGAACAGATCTTCTTCAAGCATTAAATATAAAGGCATTGACTACCGTGACTTTGAAGTTATACAAAGCACTCAACGACAGCTTAGCCAGCCCGGTAATGTGACCATCGAGTTTGCTTTTGAGAATCTTCCAAGGGGCAATTATCGGTTTGAGGTGAGTCCAAACCTAAACGATAAGGAAACCCTGTACAAAGCCCGGGACTTTTCCATTAAAAGTAACAACTACCCATCCGTTAAATCTGCAGAAGAACTTGCTGCTCCACTCATCTACCTGATGCCGGACAAGGAGTACGAAGAACTTATGGCTATCGAAAACTCCGACTCTTTGAAAGCAGCGATCGACCGTTTCTGGCTAAGTAATATTCAAAATTCAGCCCTAGCCAGAAATATAATTTCCCTTTACTATCAGAGAGTGGAAGAGGCTAACAAGCTTTTCTCTAATTTTAAAGAAGGCTGGAAAACAGATATGGGTATGGTTTACATTTTATTGGGCCCGCCGCTTTATCAGAATCGAAGCTTAAATGAGATTCAGTGGTCTTACAACTATAATGCGAGCTTACCGGAATACACGTTTTATTTTAAACGGAGCAAATCAAAATCCGATTTCTATCCTTTCGACCACTACATACTTCAACGAGACAACACCTATTTTCAAATAGAATACAGAGTAAAACAACTCTGGTTGTCAGGTAGTATTATCAATTCAAATATTTGA
- a CDS encoding SusD/RagB family nutrient-binding outer membrane lipoprotein produces the protein MKAVKSIVLVTLVTVLFASCDDFGNINTDPNNPSQVRTELLLTNAQKSMDSKVGAVMGTLWVQYIGETQYTDDQEYRNVNANFNGWYTGPLQDLQTIIDLNSNPETAGNVLSGGSNANQIAVARILKAYFYMMITDRWGMVPYSEALQGRENLQPAYDAQDAIYSDLIAELKAAAEQIDPNSAAVVGDIIFEGDMDQWAAFANSLRARAALRLSEANASLGSTEFADAVSDGIIQEDVMYPYLSNADNENPWYSRFRTRTDYAIHKTIADTMKALNDYRILVYANPAPDEDNGDSEVTFDEIEGIPFLQNAGNLPNSAISFPGSAIGAGGPGVGQQDAPLPIITVAEMEFAQAEAVERGWITGVAADHYNAGIEASWNQWGVFDQANFTAYLANPEVAYSSTTWEEQIGYQKWLALFPNGYEAWSEWRRLGYPDLEPNEWGVLNQIPVRFTYPTSEATNNTENYNAAVDAQGPDAPTTNVWWDQ, from the coding sequence ATGAAAGCCGTAAAAAGCATAGTTCTTGTTACATTAGTGACCGTTCTATTTGCGAGCTGTGATGATTTTGGAAACATCAATACGGATCCAAATAACCCATCACAGGTAAGAACTGAGTTATTGCTTACGAATGCTCAGAAAAGCATGGATAGTAAGGTTGGCGCCGTAATGGGAACTCTTTGGGTGCAGTATATTGGGGAAACTCAGTACACTGACGACCAGGAGTACCGTAACGTAAATGCCAACTTTAACGGATGGTACACAGGTCCGCTACAGGATCTGCAGACCATTATTGATCTAAATTCTAACCCTGAAACAGCCGGCAACGTACTTTCCGGTGGTAGCAATGCCAACCAGATTGCTGTGGCTCGTATTCTGAAGGCCTATTTCTACATGATGATCACTGATCGTTGGGGAATGGTTCCTTACTCTGAAGCACTTCAGGGTAGAGAAAACCTTCAGCCTGCATACGATGCACAAGACGCTATCTACTCTGATCTTATTGCAGAGTTGAAAGCAGCGGCTGAGCAGATTGATCCAAATTCCGCAGCTGTTGTGGGAGATATCATCTTTGAAGGTGATATGGATCAGTGGGCAGCTTTTGCAAACAGTCTGCGTGCGCGTGCTGCACTGCGCCTGTCTGAAGCAAATGCTTCTTTAGGCTCAACAGAATTCGCAGATGCCGTTAGTGATGGCATTATTCAGGAAGATGTTATGTATCCGTATTTATCTAATGCGGATAACGAAAACCCATGGTACAGCCGGTTCCGAACACGAACTGACTATGCTATCCATAAAACGATAGCGGATACCATGAAGGCCCTGAATGACTACCGAATCCTGGTATATGCAAATCCTGCTCCGGATGAAGACAATGGAGACAGTGAAGTGACCTTCGATGAAATTGAAGGAATACCATTCTTGCAGAATGCTGGTAACCTTCCGAACTCGGCAATTTCATTCCCGGGTTCTGCTATTGGTGCCGGTGGCCCAGGAGTTGGGCAGCAAGACGCTCCACTTCCAATTATTACCGTAGCTGAAATGGAGTTTGCGCAAGCAGAAGCCGTTGAGCGTGGTTGGATTACCGGAGTAGCTGCCGATCATTACAATGCAGGTATCGAAGCTTCATGGAACCAGTGGGGCGTATTCGATCAAGCTAATTTTACCGCTTATCTTGCAAATCCTGAAGTTGCTTACAGTTCTACAACTTGGGAAGAGCAGATTGGTTACCAGAAATGGCTGGCATTGTTTCCAAACGGCTACGAAGCATGGTCTGAATGGAGACGTTTAGGTTATCCTGATTTAGAGCCAAACGAGTGGGGGGTATTGAATCAAATACCTGTACGTTTTACGTACCCAACTTCTGAGGCGACTAACAATACGGAGAACTACAACGCCGCTGTTGATGCTCAAGGTCCTGATGCACCAACTACCAATGTATGGTGGGATCAATAA
- a CDS encoding SusC/RagA family TonB-linked outer membrane protein, whose translation MLKKLLFSTIMSMVFMSAAFAQSTTITGTVTDAETGDPLPQVAIYIVDLATGAATNIDGEYSISGVEYGTYTFRVSSVGYITIEQEMTVNANNNTFDFELAQDLQLLEDVVVTAFGVSREQKSIGYSVQDVDAEQLAQVDQNSVVGALGGKVAGVQVVGSPTMGGSERIRIRGVNGLSDGQPLFVVDGTPVDNSSFLVSGGGSARGRDLGNLASDIDLSSVQNVSVLKGAAASALYGNRAANGVILITTKNGQMGADQPVRIDFSNSTHFENVYILPDYQNQYGGGYTQDFLQYTDPADGQTYNGLNYAADESWGPRMDGTMYRPWWSWFDHDFDGDGQSEYGTEIPMEANPDNVRNFYETGVRISNKLSISGGSSNAAYRAGVNHTNQTGVYPNSDLDKTAINFNGSLNHNNKLTSSIAFNYVNTQGKGRPATGYSAAQGNPAQSMNQWFQRQLRMDYLKQYEQDNGTKMSWNIRSNTNTRPLYWDSPYFSVYENVQQDDRDRVYGNYNLSYNVNENIELLGKLHLDQYSFTVEDRIGSGGLEEDWYYIAQRSRREVNYELGARFNQDFEDISVSGYLGSNILTQDYSSVIQQTVGGLSTPNFFNIDASVNRPDVTSYKEQKEVRSLFGTATLGFRDFIYVEGSLRNDWSSALPEDNNSYLYYGLSGSLIFTEFDLFSNQDILSFGKLRASIAQVGSDLDPYRILQTFNSATPYGSQPTQSIPNVLSNPDLKPAISSDYEFGVDLRFFNGRLRTDVNYYNSVREDEIIQLDAPGSSGYNATLVNAGEFETTGWEVAVGTTPIESRDLSVDMTVNWSASTSRVVKLAEGIDTRLLESAFFGLQLYAEEGKEWGRAITSGGYGGTLRHENGKPIVNASGTAYELETNKDLGNILPDWNGGFDLDVNYKNFSLGAFVQFQKGGKFYSISRMFGAYSGLTQETVGNNNLGNPVRDPVLDANGNEVVSVPVGSANSASGGMLLEGVDSNGNEVAYLVDAPTYWLNKFFNKEEWLEDASYIKLREVSLTYNIPVSTIERLPLSRASVSLVAMNPLLIYSSVTGVDPSAIQNNANGFGFWEGGTIPGTRSFGFNINVGF comes from the coding sequence ATGTTGAAAAAGCTACTTTTCAGTACGATTATGTCCATGGTTTTTATGTCGGCAGCCTTTGCGCAATCGACAACCATAACCGGGACAGTAACTGATGCAGAAACTGGCGATCCTCTTCCACAGGTTGCAATATACATTGTGGATTTGGCTACTGGTGCTGCTACTAATATTGATGGCGAATATTCAATAAGTGGTGTTGAATACGGAACCTACACATTTCGTGTGAGTTCGGTAGGTTACATCACCATTGAACAGGAAATGACCGTCAATGCAAACAATAACACATTCGATTTTGAACTGGCACAAGATCTTCAGCTACTTGAAGACGTGGTAGTAACTGCTTTTGGTGTGAGCCGTGAGCAGAAATCTATCGGTTATTCCGTTCAGGACGTTGACGCTGAACAACTTGCACAAGTTGACCAAAATAGCGTTGTTGGCGCTCTTGGTGGTAAAGTTGCCGGTGTTCAGGTTGTAGGAAGCCCGACTATGGGTGGATCTGAGCGTATCCGAATCCGTGGTGTTAACGGACTATCTGATGGCCAGCCACTATTCGTAGTAGATGGAACACCCGTTGATAACAGCTCATTCTTAGTATCAGGTGGTGGGTCTGCCCGAGGTCGTGACCTTGGTAACCTTGCATCCGATATTGACCTGAGCAGTGTTCAGAACGTTTCGGTACTTAAAGGTGCTGCGGCATCTGCACTGTACGGAAACCGTGCTGCTAACGGTGTAATTCTTATTACTACCAAGAACGGACAAATGGGTGCTGACCAACCGGTACGCATCGACTTTTCTAACAGTACACATTTTGAAAACGTGTACATTCTGCCTGATTACCAAAACCAGTACGGTGGTGGATATACGCAGGACTTCTTGCAGTACACTGATCCAGCGGATGGCCAAACCTATAATGGGTTAAACTATGCAGCTGATGAGAGCTGGGGTCCAAGAATGGATGGTACTATGTATCGCCCATGGTGGTCTTGGTTTGATCATGACTTTGACGGAGACGGACAAAGCGAATATGGAACAGAAATTCCTATGGAAGCCAACCCGGATAATGTTCGTAACTTCTACGAAACCGGTGTTCGTATTTCGAACAAGCTTTCTATCTCCGGTGGTTCAAGTAATGCAGCGTATCGCGCAGGCGTGAACCATACCAATCAAACCGGCGTGTATCCGAACTCCGATCTTGATAAGACAGCCATTAACTTCAATGGGTCATTGAATCACAATAACAAGCTGACTTCAAGTATCGCATTCAACTATGTGAACACACAAGGTAAAGGCCGACCTGCAACCGGATATTCAGCTGCTCAGGGTAACCCTGCTCAGTCTATGAATCAGTGGTTCCAGCGACAGCTACGAATGGATTACCTGAAGCAGTACGAGCAGGATAACGGTACTAAGATGTCCTGGAATATTCGATCCAACACGAATACTCGTCCGCTTTACTGGGATAGCCCATATTTCTCTGTATATGAAAACGTACAGCAGGATGACCGGGATCGTGTATATGGAAACTACAATCTTTCCTATAACGTGAATGAGAACATTGAACTGCTTGGTAAATTACACCTTGATCAGTATTCATTCACTGTAGAAGATCGTATTGGCAGTGGAGGTCTTGAAGAAGACTGGTACTACATTGCTCAGCGTTCTCGCCGCGAAGTGAACTATGAGCTTGGTGCTCGTTTCAACCAAGACTTTGAAGACATCTCTGTTTCCGGTTATTTAGGAAGTAATATTCTTACACAGGACTACAGCTCTGTAATCCAGCAAACTGTTGGTGGTCTTTCCACTCCTAACTTCTTCAATATTGATGCTTCGGTTAACCGACCGGATGTAACAAGTTATAAAGAGCAGAAAGAAGTTCGCAGTTTATTTGGTACAGCTACCCTTGGTTTCAGAGACTTCATCTATGTTGAAGGTTCTCTGAGAAATGACTGGTCTTCTGCACTGCCTGAAGACAATAACTCATATCTGTATTACGGACTTTCAGGAAGTTTAATCTTCACTGAATTTGATCTGTTCAGCAATCAGGATATCCTGAGCTTTGGTAAGCTGAGAGCTTCTATTGCACAGGTAGGAAGTGATCTGGATCCTTACCGAATCCTGCAGACATTCAATAGTGCTACTCCATACGGAAGTCAGCCTACACAGTCTATCCCAAATGTGCTTTCTAACCCTGACTTGAAGCCGGCGATTTCTTCCGACTACGAGTTTGGTGTTGACTTGCGCTTCTTTAACGGGAGACTGCGCACAGACGTTAACTATTACAACTCTGTACGTGAAGATGAAATCATTCAGCTGGATGCACCCGGATCAAGTGGATATAACGCCACCTTGGTTAACGCCGGTGAATTTGAAACTACCGGTTGGGAAGTTGCTGTTGGAACCACTCCAATTGAGTCCAGAGATCTGTCTGTTGATATGACCGTTAACTGGTCAGCAAGTACATCCCGTGTAGTTAAACTTGCCGAAGGTATTGATACCCGACTGCTTGAAAGTGCATTCTTCGGTCTTCAGTTGTATGCTGAAGAAGGCAAAGAGTGGGGTAGAGCCATTACTTCCGGTGGATACGGTGGTACACTCCGTCATGAGAACGGTAAGCCAATCGTTAATGCTTCCGGAACTGCTTATGAGCTGGAAACCAACAAAGACTTAGGAAATATTCTTCCTGATTGGAATGGTGGTTTCGACCTTGATGTAAACTACAAGAACTTCTCATTAGGAGCTTTTGTACAATTCCAGAAAGGCGGAAAATTCTATTCTATCTCAAGAATGTTCGGTGCTTACTCCGGTCTGACCCAGGAAACTGTTGGAAACAACAATTTGGGTAACCCTGTACGTGATCCGGTTCTTGACGCTAATGGAAATGAAGTGGTTTCCGTACCTGTAGGAAGTGCAAACTCTGCTTCAGGTGGTATGCTTCTGGAAGGAGTTGACTCCAATGGTAATGAGGTTGCTTATCTTGTAGATGCGCCAACTTACTGGCTGAACAAGTTCTTCAACAAAGAAGAATGGCTGGAAGATGCAAGCTACATTAAGCTTAGAGAAGTATCTCTAACGTACAACATTCCTGTTAGTACCATTGAGCGACTGCCTCTGTCTCGTGCAAGCGTTTCGCTTGTAGCTATGAATCCATTATTAATCTATTCAAGCGTTACCGGTGTTGATCCGTCAGCTATCCAGAACAACGCAAATGGATTTGGATTCTGGGAAGGTGGAACCATACCGGGAACACGCTCCTTCGGATTTAATATCAACGTAGGATTTTAA
- a CDS encoding GWxTD domain-containing protein has protein sequence MIRFYRITSFVLSLLILLVFQGCSNQYVDDIDRGSGYNYQPGLPELRLATSGQITESNTPKIIVSGNVVYGSLVYSQKDSVFEASILVEILIRSTSDKNEPPKRREFVQTVRRADQSIINNQEVFRFEESFTVSPGTYEIQTMVTDQKSGKSTLRTSKTELPDPSDNISHITEIRILGKNTDSSQESFNQATTYDIPSKIDSLKFVFQVTNNKPDDPLDIESRLLKFKSDTTIARPMHFNNYSPSSIQYRGIEYDDYEVIQTSTRTLNQTGSVLIEFEFVNLDRGNYRLEVTSNKGEENELYKARDFSIKSPNYPSLRTAKELARPLAYLMEEKEYEKLMGIEDPEKMKKAIDRFWLSNIQNSNMARNVITMYYERVEEANKQFSNFKEGWKTDPGMIYILFGPPWYSDSFSDQMVWSYSYNQNDPEKTFLFNQSKLKSKYYPFFNYLLQRNGFYHQVQYQQINRWLNGSILTTNL, from the coding sequence ATGATTCGCTTCTATAGAATTACCTCCTTTGTTCTTAGCTTACTTATACTTTTGGTTTTTCAGGGTTGTTCAAATCAATATGTTGATGATATTGACCGGGGATCGGGCTATAATTATCAGCCCGGTTTGCCGGAGCTAAGGCTGGCAACTTCCGGCCAGATCACTGAATCAAACACTCCCAAAATCATTGTTTCCGGAAATGTTGTGTATGGCAGCCTGGTCTATTCCCAAAAAGACAGTGTATTTGAAGCGAGCATCCTGGTAGAAATCCTGATCAGAAGTACCTCTGATAAAAATGAACCTCCTAAAAGAAGAGAATTTGTTCAAACGGTAAGAAGAGCAGACCAAAGCATCATTAACAACCAGGAAGTGTTTCGGTTTGAAGAGTCATTCACCGTTTCTCCCGGCACATACGAAATTCAAACCATGGTAACGGATCAAAAGTCCGGCAAGAGCACCCTGCGAACCAGTAAAACCGAGCTCCCAGATCCTTCTGATAATATTTCCCACATCACGGAAATCAGGATTTTGGGCAAAAATACGGATAGCTCACAGGAAAGCTTTAACCAGGCAACCACCTATGATATTCCTTCAAAGATAGATTCTTTGAAATTCGTATTTCAGGTTACCAATAATAAGCCCGATGATCCTCTGGATATAGAATCACGGCTTCTTAAGTTCAAATCGGATACCACCATTGCACGGCCCATGCACTTCAATAACTATTCGCCGTCCAGCATACAATACCGGGGTATCGAGTATGATGATTATGAGGTCATTCAAACCTCAACACGTACGCTTAACCAGACCGGCAGCGTTTTAATCGAATTTGAATTTGTAAATCTTGACCGGGGAAATTACCGGCTCGAGGTTACTTCCAACAAAGGGGAAGAGAATGAACTTTATAAAGCCAGAGATTTCAGCATCAAGAGCCCCAACTACCCTTCTTTAAGAACAGCCAAAGAGCTGGCTCGACCTCTTGCCTATTTAATGGAGGAAAAAGAGTATGAAAAACTGATGGGCATTGAAGATCCGGAAAAAATGAAAAAAGCCATCGATCGGTTTTGGCTCTCCAATATCCAGAACTCCAATATGGCCCGGAATGTCATCACCATGTATTACGAACGCGTGGAGGAGGCCAACAAGCAATTTTCTAATTTTAAGGAAGGCTGGAAAACAGACCCGGGGATGATCTATATTTTATTTGGCCCGCCCTGGTACAGCGATAGCTTTTCAGATCAAATGGTTTGGTCTTATTCCTACAACCAAAACGATCCGGAAAAAACCTTTCTGTTTAATCAGTCTAAACTGAAATCAAAGTATTATCCTTTCTTTAACTACCTGCTTCAGCGCAATGGCTTTTATCACCAGGTACAATATCAGCAAATAAACCGCTGGCTGAATGGAAGTATTTTGACTACTAACTTGTAA
- a CDS encoding GWxTD domain-containing protein has translation MNSTSPHNSFRYQLKSILGCLMCCAVFVSCSSSYSGKADIGNNTVPELGLPYITVTTSSNVTETGQTQALVYISIFENSLIFKNQRDSLVSRISISLDIIRENDNAEISKTYQILLGKDPDTKYYEQNTIYRRFQYDLPPGEYNVKVGITDLHSGKQTTKGNDLYVPDPNARSVSISNVRFYEKPSPEENFLAVNRYNVNTGFDSLKFTFQVTNGKASELLDIESKLIRFEADTKPARSMSERSLRRSSIEYKGLDFTDRNVVQSNARKLEAMGSVTIENSFTDLSKGNYRFEVKVETSSGETFFEVRDFSIKSKNFPSLKSPKELAEPLIYIMRENEYNELLKIGSEDSLKSAIDEYWLSNIKNVPKTRRILQLYYERVEQANIQFSNFKEGWKTDPGMIYILFGPPLYIDSGFGEMTWFYEFDSGNRTPRIFFEDKRYGNTKFPFENFILKRSSDLFNLQYRQIQAWRDGSILYLSQ, from the coding sequence ATGAATTCAACCAGCCCACATAACTCCTTTCGATACCAACTTAAGAGTATTTTGGGTTGTTTGATGTGTTGCGCTGTCTTTGTTTCATGTTCATCAAGCTATTCCGGGAAAGCTGACATAGGCAATAATACTGTTCCTGAATTGGGGCTGCCGTACATTACCGTCACTACTTCATCCAATGTAACTGAAACGGGCCAAACCCAAGCCCTTGTATATATCTCAATATTTGAAAACAGCCTGATATTCAAAAACCAGCGTGACTCCCTGGTAAGCCGTATCTCTATTAGCCTTGATATAATTAGAGAAAATGATAACGCTGAAATAAGTAAAACGTATCAGATTTTATTAGGAAAAGATCCGGATACCAAGTATTACGAGCAGAATACAATTTACCGACGTTTCCAATATGACCTGCCTCCGGGTGAATATAATGTTAAAGTTGGAATTACTGACCTGCATTCCGGAAAGCAAACTACCAAAGGTAATGATCTGTACGTGCCTGACCCGAATGCAAGATCTGTGTCTATCAGCAATGTACGGTTCTATGAAAAGCCTTCCCCTGAGGAAAATTTTCTTGCAGTAAACAGATATAATGTCAACACCGGCTTTGACTCACTCAAATTCACTTTCCAGGTCACCAATGGCAAAGCAAGTGAGTTACTGGATATAGAGTCTAAACTAATTCGCTTCGAAGCAGATACAAAACCTGCCCGGTCTATGAGTGAGCGCTCCTTAAGAAGATCGAGTATAGAATATAAAGGTCTGGATTTTACAGACAGAAATGTTGTTCAATCTAATGCACGCAAGCTTGAGGCTATGGGAAGTGTTACTATAGAGAACAGTTTTACCGACTTAAGCAAAGGAAACTACCGATTCGAAGTAAAAGTAGAGACTTCCTCCGGAGAAACCTTTTTTGAGGTTCGTGACTTCTCTATAAAGAGCAAAAACTTCCCCTCGTTAAAATCGCCAAAAGAATTAGCTGAACCCCTTATATATATAATGAGAGAAAATGAGTACAACGAACTCCTGAAAATCGGTTCTGAAGACTCCTTAAAATCAGCCATAGATGAATACTGGCTTAGCAATATAAAAAATGTACCGAAGACCAGAAGAATTCTTCAACTCTATTATGAGCGAGTTGAACAGGCAAATATTCAATTTTCAAATTTTAAGGAAGGTTGGAAAACAGATCCCGGAATGATCTATATCTTATTTGGCCCACCTTTGTATATAGACAGTGGATTTGGTGAAATGACCTGGTTCTATGAATTCGACAGTGGCAATCGAACCCCACGCATCTTTTTTGAGGACAAGCGCTATGGTAACACCAAGTTTCCATTTGAGAACTTCATACTCAAAAGGTCTTCAGATTTGTTCAATTTGCAGTACCGCCAAATACAAGCCTGGCGAGACGGTTCTATTCTATATCTAAGCCAATAA